From Microcoleus sp. FACHB-831, one genomic window encodes:
- a CDS encoding triacylglycerol lipase: MPLPTVILPGYLEGAIAYLPLQQSLEQLGFPTLTVPIRFRDWVPTVGGRSMIPILRLLDMTVKQALQQYNASAINLIGHSAGGWISRIYMGELPYSIHGDVTDDAGLWHAHPYVSTLVTLGTPHISGERWTRKNLDFVKMNYPGAFYPKVRYVCVAGKSIFGARRPGQWLAHSSYKLTCGNGETWGDGITPIEAAHLEGATNLVIEGVKHSPRTPGIWYGSPEVIQSWASYLA, translated from the coding sequence ATGCCATTGCCGACTGTAATTTTACCCGGTTATTTGGAAGGCGCGATCGCCTACCTACCCCTACAACAATCCTTAGAACAGTTGGGCTTCCCTACCCTAACAGTACCAATCCGCTTCCGCGACTGGGTGCCCACCGTAGGAGGACGGTCGATGATACCCATTTTGCGCCTCCTCGACATGACTGTAAAACAAGCATTGCAGCAATACAACGCTTCTGCAATTAATTTGATCGGTCACTCAGCAGGCGGTTGGATTTCCCGCATCTATATGGGAGAACTGCCTTATTCAATTCACGGCGATGTCACAGATGACGCTGGCTTATGGCACGCTCACCCTTATGTCTCTACTCTAGTTACGCTGGGAACTCCCCATATCAGTGGCGAACGCTGGACTCGCAAGAATCTAGATTTTGTCAAGATGAACTATCCAGGAGCTTTTTACCCCAAGGTGCGCTATGTCTGTGTTGCTGGTAAGTCTATTTTCGGTGCTAGGCGCCCGGGACAGTGGCTAGCCCATAGCAGTTATAAATTAACTTGCGGAAATGGTGAAACTTGGGGAGACGGCATTACTCCTATTGAAGCTGCTCATCTGGAGGGAGCAACCAATCTTGTCATAGAAGGTGTCAAGCATTCGCCTAGAACTCCTGGCATTTGGTATGGTTCGCCTGAAGTTATACAATCTTGGGCGTCCTATTTGGCTTAA
- a CDS encoding precorrin-2 C(20)-methyltransferase, whose protein sequence is MNLGFLDSIVQVGTLYGIGVGPGDPELITLKGLRLLKSVPVVAFPAGVNGKPGIAQQIVAQWLQPEQVQLALTFPYVQDEAVLTQAWQLAAEKVWQYLKLGEEVAFVTEGDSSFYSTFTYLAQTLQHLHPEVLVQTVPGICSPLAAAGVLGIPLTIRSQRLAVLPAVYSMGELEAALDWADVLVLMKVSSVYEEVWEVLQRRGLLERSFVVERATLPEMVIYEGLSDRPNLKLPYFSLLIVQVSA, encoded by the coding sequence TTGAATTTAGGATTTTTAGATTCTATTGTGCAAGTGGGAACTCTTTACGGTATAGGCGTTGGCCCAGGCGACCCAGAATTGATTACGCTCAAGGGACTGCGCTTGCTCAAAAGTGTACCCGTTGTAGCTTTCCCTGCTGGCGTTAATGGCAAACCAGGGATTGCCCAGCAAATTGTCGCCCAATGGTTACAGCCAGAACAAGTGCAGCTAGCTTTGACTTTCCCTTACGTGCAGGATGAGGCCGTACTAACCCAAGCCTGGCAGCTAGCAGCAGAAAAAGTTTGGCAATATCTCAAGCTAGGAGAAGAGGTAGCTTTTGTAACCGAAGGGGATAGCAGCTTCTACAGTACCTTTACTTATTTGGCTCAAACGTTGCAACATCTGCATCCTGAAGTTTTAGTGCAGACAGTGCCGGGAATTTGCTCTCCTCTAGCGGCGGCAGGTGTGTTGGGAATTCCTTTGACGATTCGTTCCCAGCGATTGGCAGTCTTACCAGCAGTGTATTCGATGGGAGAATTGGAAGCTGCGCTAGACTGGGCAGATGTGCTGGTGCTGATGAAGGTGAGTTCTGTGTATGAGGAGGTTTGGGAGGTGTTGCAGCGGCGGGGGTTGCTGGAACGCAGCTTTGTTGTGGAACGGGCGACACTACCAGAGATGGTAATTTATGAGGGTTTGAGCGATCGCCCCAACCTTAAACTACCTTACTTTTCTTTGTTAATTGTCCAAGTCAGCGCATAA